The genomic stretch CACCAGCAGGGTCACCTGCCTCGCGTACCTGGCGAAGCGCAGGCAGGCCTGACCCGCGGAGTTGCCGCCGCCGACGATCACGACCCCCGCGCCCTCGCACGCCCGCGCCTCGCTCGGCCCCGCGCCGTAGTACACGCCGGCGCCGAGAAGCCGCTCCACGCCGGGAACGTCGAGCCGTCGCCACTGCACGCCGGTGGCGGCGACCACGGCGCGAGCCGGGATCACGGTGCCGTCGGAGAGCCGGCTGAGGTAGAGGCCGGCGCTGGTGGTGATGTCGGCGAGCGGACGCGCCACGAGGATCTCGGCGCCGAACTGCTCGGCCTGCACGGTGGCCCGCGACGCGAGCTGGCTGCCGCTGATGCCGCCGGGAAAGCCGAGGTAGTTCTCGATCATCGAGGTGGTGCCGGCCTGGCCGCCGGGGGCGACGGACTCGATCACCGCGGTGCGCAGCCCCTCCGAGGCGGCATACACGGCTGCCGCCAGCCCCGCCGGGCCGGCGCCGGCGATGGCGACGTCGTACTCCGCCAGCTTCGGTGGGACGATCATCCCCAGCCCGGAGGCGACCCGCTCGACGGTGGCGGCCTCCAGCCGGGTCCTGTCGGGAAGGACGCAGAGGGGCAGGCGGGTGTCCACGGTGAGCGCCGGGTCGGTGGCGGCCTCGCCGTCGACGTCGAACCAGTCGAAGAGCCGGCGGTTGCGCGTCAGGAAGTCGCGGATGGCGTAGGCGTCGGTGGAGGAGCGTGACCCGTACAGCTTCACCTGCGGCGTCACCGGCTGGGTGTCGTAGTCGATCATCGCGGGCTCCAGCGCTGCGGCCGCGGCCGGGGGCTCAGGGGTGTGACGGTGCCGGGGGGGCGCCCTCGAGCTCGAAGGCGACGTTGTCCAGGTAGCACCAGAACCAGTCCTCGCCGGGCTCGTAGGAGCGGACCAGGGGGTGCCCGACGGCTCGGAAGTGGCCGGTGGCGTGGCGCCCTGGGGAGCTGTCACAACATCCCACATGTCCGCATTCCTGACAGACACGCAGGTGGACCCAGTCGTGGCGGCCCTGCTTCAGGCAGTCCTCGCAGCCGGGGGAGGAGGGGGTGACGTCGTTGATCTCGTCGAGGTGGGTGCAGGTCGCCATGGCAGGGTCCAGTGTAGTGCCGCGAACTGAATCCGGTGATGCGGTGACGCCGGCGCTACAGTTCGGGTGCAGCCAGCCAGCACAGCGTCAGCGGGAGTGCATGCGCCATGCGTACCCAGCTCCGGTCCGTCCTGCTCGTGTCCGCCATGGTGGCGACCGCCCTGGGCTGGGGAGGCGGGGCACCCTCCGCCGCAGCCGCGGCGGGCTGGGCGCCGGCGAGCTCGGCGTCCATCCACCCCGGCGTGCAGCTCTTCACCAAGGGCGCCCAGTGCACCGCGAACTTCATCTACGTCGACGGCACCGACACCTACATCGGCCAGGCGGCGCACTGCTCGGGCACCGGCGGCAGCAGCGAGACCAACGGCTGCTCGGCGGCCTCCCTGCCCCTGGGCACCCCGGTCTCGATCACCGGCGCCAAGCATCCGGGCACGCTCGTCTACAACTCCTGGCTCTCGATGCAGGGGCTCCACGAGAAGGACGCCGACACCTGCCAGTACAACGACCTCGCGCTGGTGCGGCTCGACCCCGCCGACGTCGGCTCGGTGAACCCGACGGTGCCGGTCTGGGGCGGTCCCACCGGTCTGCGCAGCGCCGGCACCAGCGCCGGCGACCCCGTGTACTCGTACGGCAACTCGCAGCTGGGCCTCGGCACCGGCGCCATCAGCCGCAAGCAGGGGACCAGCAACGGCGACCTCGGCGGCGGATGGAGCCACACCGTCAGCACCCAGCCGCCCGGCGTGCCCGGCGACTCCGGCAGCGGCTTCCTCGACGCCCAGGGCAACGCCCTCGGCGTGCTCAGCACCCTCGACCTCGCTCC from Candidatus Dormiibacterota bacterium encodes the following:
- a CDS encoding trypsin-like peptidase domain-containing protein, yielding MRTQLRSVLLVSAMVATALGWGGGAPSAAAAAGWAPASSASIHPGVQLFTKGAQCTANFIYVDGTDTYIGQAAHCSGTGGSSETNGCSAASLPLGTPVSITGAKHPGTLVYNSWLSMQGLHEKDADTCQYNDLALVRLDPADVGSVNPTVPVWGGPTGLRSAGTSAGDPVYSYGNSQLGLGTGAISRKQGTSNGDLGGGWSHTVSTQPPGVPGDSGSGFLDAQGNALGVLSTLDLAPGPGTNGVGDLAHELAYMHLHSAFTAVRLVMGTEAFAKSGR
- a CDS encoding FAD-dependent oxidoreductase gives rise to the protein MIDYDTQPVTPQVKLYGSRSSTDAYAIRDFLTRNRRLFDWFDVDGEAATDPALTVDTRLPLCVLPDRTRLEAATVERVASGLGMIVPPKLAEYDVAIAGAGPAGLAAAVYAASEGLRTAVIESVAPGGQAGTTSMIENYLGFPGGISGSQLASRATVQAEQFGAEILVARPLADITTSAGLYLSRLSDGTVIPARAVVAATGVQWRRLDVPGVERLLGAGVYYGAGPSEARACEGAGVVIVGGGNSAGQACLRFARYARQVTLLVRGPALGASMSQYLVDQVTAVENIEVRTSAEVAAVDGDARLRTLRVALDGGDRVQTTAADALFICIGGMPCTGGMQELQLVRDRAGYLVTGTDLSPGGGVPDGWPLARQPYPLETSLPGVFAAGDVRHGSMKRCAAATGEGAMAVALVHRYLAETGGE
- a CDS encoding UBP-type zinc finger domain-containing protein; translation: MATCTHLDEINDVTPSSPGCEDCLKQGRHDWVHLRVCQECGHVGCCDSSPGRHATGHFRAVGHPLVRSYEPGEDWFWCYLDNVAFELEGAPPAPSHP